Proteins encoded within one genomic window of Saccharopolyspora pogona:
- a CDS encoding SCO6745 family protein: protein MNTTLVDLPPTREAHQVLDPFHGVTYLATQSVQAFHAIGLTGPWDGYFGGRAAPLGPVGPAVVSAVFYHFKPSMVAAEMTGLWEKATPTQALHARLTGVDAALRALLDGVLTERRVAEAAALAVAGATACSVPARPLCAANQALDLPDEPHLALWQAVTTIREFRGDGHAAALAEARLGGVEALITATASGIERRASIQARRGWTDTEWAAGEHRLTQRGLLTADGSLTKLGSETRQAVEQRTDQLAEVPWRALGVTATNRLLELMRPLTAQVVSGLRSASKRAGRNG from the coding sequence ATGAACACCACGTTGGTGGATCTGCCACCGACCCGCGAAGCGCACCAGGTGCTCGATCCGTTCCACGGCGTGACCTACCTGGCCACCCAGTCCGTGCAAGCGTTCCACGCGATCGGTCTGACGGGCCCTTGGGACGGCTACTTCGGTGGCCGGGCAGCACCGCTGGGCCCGGTCGGACCGGCAGTGGTGAGCGCCGTCTTCTACCACTTCAAACCATCGATGGTGGCGGCCGAGATGACCGGCTTGTGGGAGAAGGCAACTCCGACACAGGCCCTCCACGCACGTCTGACCGGTGTGGACGCCGCTCTCCGAGCGCTGCTGGACGGTGTGCTGACGGAACGGCGGGTGGCGGAGGCGGCAGCACTGGCGGTGGCGGGAGCAACGGCGTGCTCCGTGCCAGCTCGCCCGCTCTGCGCCGCGAACCAGGCACTGGACCTGCCCGACGAGCCGCACCTGGCACTGTGGCAGGCGGTGACGACGATACGCGAGTTTCGCGGCGACGGTCATGCGGCCGCGCTGGCCGAAGCCAGGCTCGGTGGTGTCGAGGCGCTGATCACCGCGACGGCCTCGGGGATCGAACGACGTGCCAGCATCCAGGCGCGCCGGGGATGGACCGACACGGAATGGGCTGCCGGCGAGCACCGGCTGACCCAACGGGGGCTTCTCACCGCCGACGGGTCGCTGACGAAACTGGGTAGCGAGACCAGACAGGCTGTGGAGCAACGCACGGACCAGCTCGCGGAGGTTCCGTGGCGAGCGCTCGGCGTCACGGCGACCAACCGATTGCTGGAACTGATGCGCCCGCTCACGGCACAGGTGGTGTCCGGGCTGCGCTCGGCCAGCAAGAGAGCTGGCAGAAATG
- a CDS encoding acyl-CoA dehydrogenase family protein has protein sequence MEFAYSARLAELKRRAGDLTKQLMSYEDECERNGSLSEESRYRVKALVLDSGLAAMNAPVDLGGAGLSWLEQIVVEEELGQLTNGLWAAVWRPTAAALLASTAAQREQYLIPEVRGLRFGGRAITEPAGGSDLRRIATTAVRTTKGYRINGEKWFVTLGDVADYFVLLAVAQPDNAPTMFLVDKDLPGVECVEVPRYTHQFAFAHPHFRFTDVEVGEDAVLGAVGDGLRLSQATFSEERIVLAAHAVGAAERALALASDWARERVQGGDRIIRHQLVQSMLADSAIDVAVNRTFVHRLAWDVDRRSDLKTLNAKIAMAKIAATEAAGRVADRAVQIFGGRGYLRENPVERIYRDVRLDRIWMGTSEVQRLVVANEIDKRGISTLVHFSGADRS, from the coding sequence ATGGAATTCGCATATTCGGCACGTCTTGCGGAGCTCAAGCGGCGCGCCGGGGATCTGACGAAGCAATTAATGTCCTACGAGGACGAATGCGAGCGGAACGGCAGTCTCTCGGAAGAGAGTCGGTACCGCGTCAAGGCTCTCGTACTGGACAGCGGCCTCGCGGCGATGAACGCCCCGGTCGACTTAGGTGGCGCCGGCCTGTCCTGGCTGGAGCAGATCGTTGTCGAAGAGGAGCTGGGCCAGCTGACCAACGGGCTATGGGCGGCAGTCTGGCGTCCCACGGCGGCGGCACTGCTCGCGAGCACGGCGGCCCAGCGCGAGCAGTACCTGATTCCGGAAGTCCGTGGGCTCAGGTTCGGCGGTCGCGCCATCACCGAGCCTGCGGGCGGCTCTGATCTGCGCCGTATCGCGACCACCGCTGTCCGCACCACCAAGGGTTACCGGATCAATGGTGAGAAGTGGTTCGTCACACTCGGAGACGTCGCCGATTACTTCGTGCTGCTCGCCGTGGCCCAGCCGGACAACGCACCAACCATGTTCCTGGTGGACAAGGACCTCCCTGGTGTGGAGTGCGTCGAGGTGCCCCGCTACACGCACCAGTTCGCGTTTGCGCACCCGCACTTCAGGTTCACCGATGTGGAAGTCGGTGAGGACGCGGTGCTCGGAGCCGTTGGCGATGGCCTCAGGCTCAGCCAGGCCACGTTCTCCGAAGAGCGCATCGTCTTGGCAGCCCACGCGGTGGGCGCCGCTGAACGGGCACTGGCTCTCGCGTCGGACTGGGCCCGTGAGCGCGTTCAGGGTGGTGACCGGATCATTCGGCACCAGCTCGTCCAGAGCATGCTGGCCGACTCCGCCATCGACGTCGCTGTCAATCGCACCTTCGTCCACCGCCTGGCGTGGGACGTCGACCGCCGGAGCGACCTGAAGACCCTCAACGCCAAGATCGCGATGGCGAAGATCGCCGCAACCGAGGCAGCGGGCAGGGTCGCCGACCGAGCGGTCCAGATCTTCGGAGGGCGCGGCTACCTGAGGGAGAACCCGGTAGAGCGCATCTACCGCGATGTGCGGCTGGACCGGATCTGGATGGGCACGTCCGAGGTGCAGCGACTGGTCGTCGCCAACGAGATCGACAAGCGTGGCATCTCCACGCTCGTGCACTTCTCCGGGGCGGACCGCTCATGA